A genomic segment from Modestobacter roseus encodes:
- a CDS encoding FecCD family ABC transporter permease: MTVAPPAPAVAGLPAARPVRHRRRAALTFAVLGTALLVLAVLAAGIGQLSVPPAEVVGSVLHRIGLDVGPLPSHPNGDAALWSIRFPRVAMAVLVGAALATAGAVMQGVFGNPLAEPGVVGVSSGAALAASATIVFGITVLGPWTLAAAAFVGGLVATLLVYVLARADGRTEVVTLVLTGVALNAFTGAGLGFLTFLGDTQAREQIVFWQLGSLNGSRWQYVGVVAPLVAVGLAGAFLVARRLDLLALGDRAARHVGVDVERLRLVCIVLVALLAAAAVAFCGIIAFVGLVVPHLVRMVCGPGHRVLVPASALGGAVLLLAADLVARNAVAYADLPIGMLTALVGSPVFFWLLRRSRRTAGGWA, from the coding sequence GTGACGGTCGCGCCGCCGGCTCCCGCCGTGGCCGGCCTGCCCGCGGCCCGTCCGGTCCGGCACCGCCGCCGGGCGGCGCTCACCTTCGCCGTCCTCGGGACGGCGCTGCTCGTGCTCGCCGTGCTCGCCGCCGGGATCGGTCAGCTGTCGGTGCCGCCGGCCGAGGTCGTCGGGTCGGTGCTGCACCGGATCGGGTTGGACGTCGGGCCGCTGCCCAGCCACCCGAACGGCGACGCCGCGCTGTGGAGCATCCGCTTCCCCCGGGTCGCCATGGCGGTGCTGGTCGGTGCCGCGCTGGCCACGGCCGGCGCGGTCATGCAGGGGGTGTTCGGCAACCCGCTGGCCGAACCCGGGGTGGTCGGTGTCTCCTCGGGTGCGGCGCTGGCGGCGAGCGCCACGATCGTCTTCGGCATCACCGTGCTGGGCCCCTGGACGCTGGCGGCCGCGGCCTTCGTCGGCGGGCTGGTCGCCACCCTGCTGGTCTACGTCCTCGCCCGCGCCGACGGCCGCACCGAGGTGGTCACCCTGGTGCTCACCGGGGTGGCGCTGAACGCTTTCACCGGCGCGGGGCTCGGCTTCCTGACCTTCCTGGGCGACACCCAGGCGCGGGAGCAGATCGTCTTCTGGCAGCTGGGCAGCCTCAACGGCAGCCGCTGGCAGTACGTGGGCGTGGTCGCCCCGCTGGTGGCGGTCGGCCTGGCCGGGGCGTTCCTGGTCGCCCGCCGGCTGGACCTGCTGGCACTGGGCGACCGGGCGGCCCGGCACGTGGGCGTCGACGTCGAGCGGCTGCGGTTGGTCTGCATCGTGCTGGTCGCCCTCCTGGCCGCGGCCGCGGTGGCCTTCTGCGGGATCATCGCCTTCGTCGGCCTGGTCGTGCCGCACCTGGTGCGGATGGTCTGCGGCCCCGGGCACCGGGTGCTCGTGCCGGCCAGCGCCCTGGGCGGTGCGGTGCTGCTGCTCGCCGCCGACCTGGTCGCCCGCAACGCCGTCGCCTACGCCGACCTCCCCATCGGCATGCTCACCGCCCTGGTCGGCAGCCCGGTCTTCTTCTGGCTGCTCCGCCGCTCCCGCCGCACCGCCGGTGGCTGGGCGTGA
- a CDS encoding NAD-dependent epimerase/dehydratase family protein translates to MARVAVTGSSGKLGRVVVDHLVEHGWDVLALDRVPSPRADVESAVVDLTDAGQAVEALGGFDEHRPVDALVHLAAVPAPGLMPNAATFANNVTASFNVYTAALRAGVRSIVWASSETVLGLPFDEAPPYLPVDEEYHPRPNSAYSLVKTLEEEMARQLCRWHPDLSMTGLRFSNVMHPEEYAGFPAFDADPQLRRWNLWGYIDARDGAQAVRRALEQRLPGPEVFIVANADTVMSRPTAELAAEVFPDVPVTRDLGEHETLLSIDRARRLLGFAPEHSWRDAVGR, encoded by the coding sequence ATGGCACGGGTCGCGGTCACGGGCAGCAGCGGGAAGCTCGGCAGGGTGGTGGTCGACCACCTGGTCGAGCACGGGTGGGACGTGCTCGCCCTGGACCGGGTGCCGAGCCCGCGGGCCGACGTCGAGTCCGCGGTGGTCGACCTGACCGACGCCGGTCAGGCGGTGGAGGCGCTCGGCGGGTTCGACGAGCACCGCCCGGTCGACGCGCTGGTGCACCTGGCCGCCGTCCCGGCGCCGGGGCTGATGCCCAACGCGGCGACGTTCGCCAACAACGTGACGGCGTCGTTCAACGTCTACACCGCGGCGCTGCGCGCGGGCGTGCGCAGCATCGTGTGGGCCTCCAGCGAGACCGTGCTCGGGCTGCCGTTCGACGAGGCGCCGCCGTACCTGCCGGTCGACGAGGAGTACCACCCCCGGCCGAACAGCGCCTACTCCCTGGTGAAGACCCTGGAGGAGGAGATGGCCCGCCAGCTGTGCCGGTGGCACCCCGACCTGTCGATGACCGGGCTGCGGTTCAGCAACGTGATGCACCCCGAGGAGTACGCGGGCTTCCCCGCCTTCGACGCCGACCCGCAGCTGCGCCGGTGGAACCTGTGGGGCTACATCGACGCCCGCGACGGCGCCCAGGCGGTGCGCCGAGCGCTGGAGCAGCGGCTGCCCGGCCCGGAGGTGTTCATCGTCGCCAACGCCGACACGGTCATGTCCCGGCCGACGGCGGAGCTGGCCGCCGAGGTCTTCCCCGACGTCCCGGTGACCCGGGACCTGGGCGAGCACGAGACGCTGCTGTCGATCGACAGGGCCCGCCGGCTGCTCGGCTTCGCGCCCGAGCACTCCTGGCGCGACGCCGTGGGCCGGTGA
- a CDS encoding heme ABC transporter ATP-binding protein, giving the protein MTAVPALTAVGVTVDVGGRRLLDDVSLPVHAGELVALVGPNGAGKSTLLGVLAGDRSPTGGVVRLAGRDLAGEPPGQLARARAVLLQEQRVAFSFRVRQVVEMGRTPWRRTDRAADDERLVDAALAEADVATLVDRLHPTLSGGERARTAFARVLAQDVPVLLLDEPTAALDIHHQERLLDSARAVARAGGAVVAVLHDLTLAAAHADVVAVLAEGRLRALGPPAHVLTGPLLSDVYRHPVDVLPHPVTGAPLVLPRRTAALLEVSS; this is encoded by the coding sequence GTGACCGCCGTCCCCGCCCTGACCGCCGTCGGCGTCACCGTCGACGTCGGCGGGCGGCGGCTGCTGGACGACGTGAGCTTGCCGGTGCACGCCGGTGAGCTGGTGGCACTGGTCGGCCCCAACGGCGCGGGCAAGTCGACGCTGCTCGGGGTGCTCGCCGGGGACCGGTCGCCGACCGGTGGGGTGGTCCGGCTGGCCGGGCGGGACCTGGCCGGCGAGCCGCCGGGGCAGCTGGCCCGGGCGCGGGCGGTGCTGCTGCAGGAGCAGCGGGTCGCCTTCTCCTTCCGGGTGCGCCAGGTCGTCGAGATGGGGCGCACCCCGTGGCGGCGCACCGACCGTGCCGCCGACGACGAGCGGCTGGTCGACGCCGCGCTGGCCGAGGCCGACGTCGCCACGCTGGTCGACCGGCTGCACCCGACGCTCTCCGGCGGGGAGCGGGCCCGGACCGCCTTCGCCCGCGTGCTCGCCCAGGACGTGCCGGTGCTGCTGCTCGACGAGCCCACCGCGGCGCTCGACATCCACCACCAGGAACGGCTGCTCGACTCGGCGCGGGCGGTCGCCCGGGCCGGTGGCGCCGTCGTCGCGGTGCTGCACGACCTCACCCTCGCCGCCGCGCACGCCGACGTCGTCGCGGTGCTGGCCGAGGGCCGGCTCCGGGCGCTGGGCCCCCCGGCGCACGTGCTCACCGGCCCGCTGCTCTCCGACGTCTACCGGCACCCGGTCGACGTCCTCCCGCACCCGGTGACCGGGGCGCCGCTCGTGCTGCCCCGGCGCACCGCCGCTCTCCTGGAGGTCTCCTCGTGA
- a CDS encoding heme/hemin ABC transporter substrate-binding protein — protein sequence MPVPVPLRTPRAGAVVAVALTGLLLAGCAAGAQPDGGGASDAPVVRLADSTPLADPASYVGPSTAVLGAPDGDPLPAAEPQLPVTLTDVQGTEVTVTDVSRVLALDLYGTLSQITYDLGLGERLVGRDTSSSFPGSDELPLVTQGGHTLNGEAVLELAPTVLITDTTLGPWDVVLQVRDAGIPVVVVDSHRTVDGVGTLIGQVAAALGVPGAGEQLAEATAAEITAKVAEIAAVAPQEPERRLRMLFLYLRGQAGVYYMFGRDSGADSLITALSGRDVAGEIGWSGMKPLTDEGLVAAQPDLVLVMTEGLRSVGGVEGLLEQVPALAQTPAGQRHRIVDMADSQVLGFGPRTADVLDALATAVYAPGATVPTEVPR from the coding sequence GTGCCCGTCCCCGTCCCACTCCGGACCCCCCGTGCCGGGGCCGTCGTCGCGGTTGCCCTGACCGGCCTGCTGCTGGCCGGCTGCGCCGCCGGCGCGCAGCCCGACGGCGGGGGAGCGTCCGACGCCCCGGTCGTGCGGCTCGCCGACAGCACCCCGCTCGCCGACCCGGCGAGCTACGTGGGCCCCTCGACGGCGGTGCTCGGCGCGCCGGACGGCGACCCGCTGCCCGCCGCCGAACCGCAGCTGCCGGTCACCCTCACCGACGTCCAGGGCACCGAGGTGACCGTCACCGACGTGAGCCGGGTGCTCGCCCTGGACCTCTACGGCACCCTCTCCCAGATCACCTACGACCTCGGCCTCGGGGAGCGCCTGGTGGGGCGGGACACCTCCTCGTCGTTCCCGGGCAGCGACGAACTGCCGCTGGTCACGCAGGGTGGGCACACGCTCAACGGGGAGGCCGTGCTCGAGCTGGCGCCGACGGTGCTCATCACCGACACCACGCTCGGGCCCTGGGACGTGGTCCTCCAGGTCCGCGACGCCGGCATCCCGGTGGTCGTCGTCGACTCCCACCGCACCGTCGACGGCGTCGGCACGCTGATCGGCCAGGTCGCCGCGGCGCTGGGCGTCCCCGGTGCCGGGGAGCAGCTGGCCGAGGCGACCGCGGCGGAGATCACCGCCAAGGTCGCCGAGATCGCCGCGGTGGCGCCACAGGAACCGGAGCGCCGGCTGCGGATGCTCTTCCTCTACCTGCGCGGGCAGGCCGGGGTCTACTACATGTTCGGCCGCGACTCGGGTGCGGACTCGCTGATCACCGCGCTGAGCGGCCGGGACGTCGCCGGCGAGATCGGCTGGTCGGGGATGAAGCCGCTCACCGACGAAGGCCTGGTCGCCGCCCAGCCGGACCTGGTCCTGGTGATGACCGAGGGGCTGCGCTCGGTCGGCGGCGTCGAGGGGCTGCTGGAGCAGGTGCCGGCGCTCGCGCAGACCCCGGCGGGCCAGCGCCACCGGATCGTCGACATGGCCGACAGCCAGGTGCTGGGTTTCGGCCCGCGGACCGCCGACGTCCTCGACGCCCTGGCCACCGCGGTCTACGCCCCGGGCGCCACCGTGCCCACGGAGGTCCCGCGGTGA
- a CDS encoding glucose-6-phosphate dehydrogenase, translating to MITRLLLLGATGDLAGRFLLPALAELTAAGQLPEGLQLVGAAEPDWDDARFAEHVAARLAEHAGDVPAAARQALVAGARYRRVDLGDPATVAAAVAASPGGGPVAAYLALPPSLFPAAVRALGDAGLPPGSRIAVEKPFGRDLADARALNALLAEATGGVEAAAFRVDHFLGMPAVAGLPALRAPGSALAGQWDGEHLAQVDVVWEETLDVGGRAGFYDRTGALRDVLQNHLVQTLTLLAMELPATAAEEDLHRERLALLRAVRVPAPSATRRARYTAGPAGRAYVDADGVDPARGTETLAELVLEVGTPRWAGTRFVLRTGKAMAADRKQVVLHLRAPAPDGLPPEVERVADDRLAIALDAAQQATDGVRVHAPGERTAYGAVLADVLAGGSRTAVSAAEAEEAWRFVDPVRQAWSDGEPPLLEYPAGSPGPDAD from the coding sequence GTGATCACCCGGCTCCTGCTGCTGGGCGCGACCGGCGACCTCGCCGGCCGGTTCCTGCTGCCCGCGCTCGCCGAGCTGACCGCCGCCGGCCAGCTGCCCGAGGGCCTGCAGCTGGTCGGCGCGGCCGAGCCGGACTGGGACGACGCCCGGTTCGCAGAGCACGTCGCGGCCCGGCTGGCCGAGCACGCCGGCGACGTGCCGGCCGCCGCCCGGCAGGCGCTGGTGGCCGGCGCCCGGTACCGGCGGGTCGACCTGGGCGACCCGGCGACCGTGGCGGCCGCGGTCGCCGCCTCCCCCGGTGGCGGTCCGGTGGCCGCCTACCTCGCGCTGCCCCCGTCGCTGTTCCCCGCCGCGGTCCGCGCCCTGGGCGACGCCGGCCTGCCGCCGGGCAGCCGGATCGCGGTGGAGAAGCCGTTCGGCCGGGACCTGGCCGACGCCCGGGCGCTGAACGCGCTGCTGGCGGAGGCGACCGGTGGGGTCGAGGCGGCGGCCTTCCGGGTCGACCACTTCCTGGGCATGCCCGCGGTGGCCGGGCTGCCCGCGCTGCGCGCACCGGGCAGTGCACTGGCCGGGCAGTGGGACGGCGAGCACCTCGCGCAGGTCGACGTCGTGTGGGAGGAGACCCTGGACGTCGGGGGCCGCGCCGGGTTCTACGACCGGACCGGCGCCCTGCGCGACGTGCTGCAGAACCACCTGGTGCAGACGCTGACGCTGCTGGCGATGGAGCTGCCCGCCACCGCGGCCGAGGAGGACCTGCACCGCGAGCGGCTGGCGCTCCTCCGGGCGGTGCGGGTGCCCGCGCCGTCGGCCACCCGCCGGGCGCGGTACACCGCGGGCCCGGCCGGCCGGGCGTACGTCGACGCGGACGGCGTCGACCCCGCCCGGGGCACCGAGACGCTCGCCGAGCTGGTGCTCGAGGTCGGCACGCCCCGCTGGGCCGGCACCCGGTTCGTGCTGCGCACCGGCAAGGCGATGGCGGCCGACCGCAAGCAGGTCGTGCTGCACCTGCGCGCGCCCGCGCCCGACGGGCTCCCACCCGAGGTCGAGCGGGTCGCCGACGACCGGCTGGCGATCGCCCTGGACGCCGCCCAGCAGGCCACCGACGGCGTCCGGGTGCACGCCCCGGGTGAGCGCACCGCCTACGGCGCCGTGCTCGCCGACGTGCTGGCCGGCGGCAGCCGCACCGCCGTCAGCGCCGCCGAGGCGGAGGAGGCCTGGCGCTTCGTCGACCCGGTGCGGCAGGCCTGGTCCGACGGCGAGCCGCCGCTGCTGGAATACCCCGCCGGCTCCCCCGGTCCGGACGCCGACTGA